The Sandaracinaceae bacterium region ATGACGAAGCTGCCGTTGGCCTTGCGCACGCGCGCGTGCCGCCGCGACACGTTCCGCTCGGTCAGGCGAATCGTGTTGCCTTCCTTGCGGCCAATCGTGATTTCGTCTCGAACGAGGGGGACTACCGTCTGTTTCCCCTCATCGTCCGATATGACGAGCTTGAACATCCCACCTCGGCTCTGGTGAGCTTCGCACCTCGAAGCTCAGTGAGGATCAGTTCTACGGCAAGCAAGGATGGTACCCTCACCCCCCGAGTGTCAATCGTATCGACTCGGAGCTTCGGGAATCCTTGGGTTTGTCGACCCGCCTTCGACGACGGGCCGTCTCGCTGCGAGCCCGCCATGGACGACGGCCTCTCCGGGTGACACCTTGCAGCGGTGGGGTCGAAATTGCCAGTCACATCCGGAGGCCGGTGGCAGTTCTTCCTCGCGGCGGCCGTTTTCTGCGGGGCTTGTGACGATCGCGCCCCACCCCCGCCGCCGCTCCCGGACACGGGCGTGCGAGATCGCGCGGATGGCGCGGTGGTCGCCCCCGACGCCCAGGTGGCGCCCCCGGGGCGGAGCGACGCGGGCCCGCGGCTGCCGAACGCCGATCGGGAGATCGTGCTCCCCTACCTCGGCGACCCACAGGAAGAGGAGCTGGAGGTCGAGGGCGAGGTCGGCACCCTCGACGTGTTCTTCGACATCGACACCACGGGCAGCTTCGGCGGCGAGATCGACAACCTCCAGGCGCAGCTGCGCAGCGTGGTCCTCCCGGAGCTGCGCGCCCGCGTGTCGGACATCGCGTTCGGGGTCGGGCGCTTCGAGGACTTCCCGGTCGAGCCCTTCGGCACGGCGACCGATCGCCCGTTCCGGCTGCTGACGGCCATCACCACGCAGGAGAACCTCGTCACCAGCGCGGTCGCGTCGCTCGACCAGCCCCTCGGCAACGGCGCCGACATCCCGGAGTCCGGCGCGGAGGCGCTCTATCAGATCGCCACCGGGGAGGGCTTTCCCGGCCTCGTGCCGGAGCTGGCCGGCCCGGCGCCGGGGGGCGGCTCCCTCGGGGGCGCGGGCTTCCGGAGTGACGCGCTCCGGGTGGTCGTGCACGTGACCGACGCGCCCAGCCACACCCCCGCGGACTACGGCCGGGCGGTCTCCGGCGCGCACTCGCTCGACGAGGCCATCGAGGCGATGAACGCGCTCGGGATCCGAGGCCTCGGCATCTCGAGCGGCGAGGCGGCGAGGGGCGACCTCGAGCGCGTGGCGATCGGGACGGGCGCGGTCGCCGATCCAGAGGACGGGGTCTGTCGCACGGGCGTGGGCGGGACCTCGCGCGCGCCGGTGTCCGGGCGCTGCCCGCTGGTCTTCGACGTCAACCCGGACGGAACCGGGCTCGCCACCGTGGTGGTGGACGCGATCGCCGACCTGCTCGCCACCGTGCAGTACGAGGAGGTCTGGGGAGAGACGGACGACGCGCTCGGGTTCGTGCGTCACATCGAGGCGATCGACGCCGATCCCATGGCCGACGTGACCCTGGCCGATCTGCGCCCCACGGACGAGGTCGACGACACGTTCCAGGGGGTTCGCCCCGGCACGCGGCTCCGCTTCCGCGCCGTCCTGCGCAACGAGCTGATCCCGCCCGCCGACTACGACCAGTACTTCAACCTGACCCTCCGCGTGGTCGGCGACGGGGTGACCTTGCTGACCCGCACGCTCCGGGTGCTCGTGCCGCGAGGCCGCCTCGAGCGCGACGCGGGCGCCGCGGCCGACGCGGGCGCGATGGAGATGGACGCGGGCCCGAACGACGCGGGCGCTGCCGACGCGGGCGCAGACGGCGGCTGAGCGAATCGCGAGCGGCGCGGCGAATCAGCCGGCTCTCTTCGACCCGATGCCCCGCGTCCGCTATGACTCCGGCCCTCATGCCTGCAGACGACCTCCGACCGATCCTCGAGCTGCTCTGGATCTGGATCGCCGCGCCCCTCACGGCGCTCGCCGCGATCGTCTACACCGTCCGCCTCAAGGCGCCGCAGGTGATGAAGCTCGGCGAGGCCTTCCGCGCGATCCGAACGCACGACGAGGGGGCCGAGGGCAGCGTCCACCCCGCCACGTCCGCCGCCCTCTCGGCCGCCGCGACGTACGGCGCCGCGGGCGCGGTCGGCTCCGCCACCGCGGTCGCCCTCGGCGGCCCGGGCGCGGTCGCGTGGGTGTGGCTCTTCACTCTCCTGCTGATGCCGCTCCGCATGGGCGAGGCCGCGCTGGCCCGCACCGCGCCGCTCGGGCGCGCGGGAGACACGACGGGCTCGCTCGCCGGGCGCCTCATGAACGACGCCGCGGGAGGCCCCCGCGCCATCGGCTGGGCGATCTTCGTGCTCGTCCCGCTCGCGGCCTTCGCCTTCTACGGCGGCAGCCACGGCGAGGCGGTGACCGACGCCGCGGACCAGCTCCTGCCGGGCAGCGCGCTCACCCTCGGCCTCGTCGTCGCGGGCGTGGGCGGCGTCTTCGCGGTGCTGCCGCTGAAGCAGAGCGGCTCGATCCTCGGCTGGATCGCGGCCGTCGCCCTCATCGCCATGTTCGGGGCCGGCCTGGTCGCGTTCATGAGCGATCCCGGGCGCGGCTTCGGGAGCATCAGCCGCGCGTTCGTCGACGCGTTCGATGGCGCGCCCCGCATGGCCGCGTGGAGCGGCGCCCTCGCGGGCGAGATCGCGGTCGCCGCGATGCTGCATCTGCTGCCGCCCGTCGCGGCGGTCGGCGGCGTGGACGGCGCGCTGCACGCCGAGGCGCAGGCGGGCACGACCAAGCAGCAGGCGGCGGTCGCGCTGCTCGGTCCGCTCTTCTACGGCGTGGTCGTCACGGTGGTCGGGCTGAGCCTGGTCGCGACCGGCGCCTTCTCCCGCCCGATCGAGACCAGCCGCTCGCTGGACGAGGTGCGCTTCTACCGGAACGGCATGGGCCCCGAGACCTCGAGCCAGCGCGAAGAGGCCGACCGGGCCTACGAGGGCTTCATCCGGGTGATCGAAGGTGACACCGGCGTGGTCGAGTACGACGTCGGCACCGAGCGAGGGATCATCCGCGCGCCCCGCTACACGGAGGGCGGCGAGCCGGCCGACTTCGCGCTGCACGTCGACGACGGCTACGCGGACGATCTCCAGAAGCCGGGCCACCTCGGCGCGCTCGAGCGGCGCCCGATCGAGGAGCTGCGCGGGGTGACCCTGCACGGCCGGATGCTGCCCGCCGACGGGCACCTGCTCGCGGCCTCCATGACGGCGGGGGGCGGCTCGGTGACCTCTCGGGTCGCGCTCGCGGCGCTCCTGCTGCTCGCCGCGCTCGGCCTCGCCGCGTGGGGTCTGGGCGTCGCCCGCACCCTGTCCGCGCAGCTGCCGAAGAACACGGCGCGCTGGACGGCGCTCCTCCCCGCGGTGGGGCTCGCGCTCGCCGCCGCGGGCGTGGTGCCGAGCTTCGGGGACTACGGCTCCATGGTCGCCGGGCTGCTGGTCTCCGTCACCGCGATCGGGCTCATCGTCCGGGTCAAGGACGCAGCCCGGATCGCGGGATGAGGCGAGGCGGCCCTCTCCTCGCCCTCTCCCTGCTCCTCCTCGCGTGCTGTGATGGCGACGCCCCGGGCGACGCTGGCCCGCCGGACGACGCCCGCCTCCCGGCTGACGCGGCCCCTTACGACACAGGCCCGCCCCCGCCGACAGGCCCGCTGCGGCTCGCGACCTGGAACCTCGAGACCTTCCCCCGGGCGCCCGAGACCGTGGCCGAGGTGGCGCGCGTAGTGGAAGACGAGCGGCTCGATCTGGTCGCCGTCCAGGAGATCACCGACGTCGCCGCCTTCGACGCGCTCGAGGCCGCCCTTCCCGGCTGGGAGGCGATCGCCACCGACGACGACCGCTTCCTCCAGGTCGGGCTGCTGCTCCGGCGCGATCGCTTCGTCGTCGATCGCACCGACGTGCTCTTCACCACCGACGGCTACGTCTTCCCGCGGTCCGTGCTCTCCGCGCAGCTGACGGTGCGGCGGCCGGCCGGGCTGACGCCCATCGACTTCCGGGTGCTGGTGCTCCACCTCAAGGCGAGCATCGACGAGGAGAGCCGCATGCGGCGGCAGGCCGCGGTGAACCGGCTCGACATCCTCGTGCGCGGTCAGCTCGGCGACGACGCGCTCGAGCACGACATCGTCATCGCGGGCGACTGGAACGACGGCGTGACCGATCCCGCGGACGAGAACGTCTTCGGCGCCATGCTGGACGCGCCCGAGACCTACCGCTTCCTCACCGAGGAGCTCGAGGCGTCGGGCGAGGTCTCGTTCCTCCCCTTCCCCGTCTTCCTCGACCACGTGGCCGTGACCACCGACGCGCTGACCACCCTGGGCGCCCCGACCACCGAGGTCCGCCACCTCGAGCGCGCCGACGCCGACTACCGCGACACGCTGTCGGACCACCTGCCCGTGGTGGTCGAGTTCCCGCTGCCCTGAGTCGAGCGGGCGTCAGTAGGCGCGCGCGTAGACCTGCCGCGCGACGACGTCCGGCAGATCCTCGAACCAGCTCTCCCCCGAGATGAGGGTGACGTGCAGGTTCCGGAACGGCCCGGTGGGCCCGGGCGCGTAGCGCAGCAACACCACCCAGGGCGCGTCCTCGAGCGCGTCGAGCTTGCGGAGCAGCTGCGCTCCCTCCTCGGACTCGAGGATCTGGTCGATGACCATGAGCGCGGGGCGGTGATGGACGGCGATCTCGTAGGCCACGTCGAAGTCCTGCACGTGCACGCACTCGACGCCCCGCCCCTCCAGCTCGTCGGCGATGTGCGCGCCGACCGCAGGGTCGTCGTCCACCACCACGACCAGCTCGGTCGGCAGCGTGGGGGTCGGGCTCATGACCGAAGCAGGCTCCACGGAGTGTCCATTCCTCCTCGCGTCCTTTCGCGAGGACTCAATTCAGACACAACGTCGGCCGGGAGCCGGCCTTGACCCCCCGAGTCGACGCGGCCCCCATCGACTGCTAGCGTCCCGCGCCGCGCGCGGCGTGCCCCAGGTGCGCTCCAGCGACTCCAGTCGGGGTCGAGAGCGCCCTCAGGGGCGCGGGTGAGAGGGGCCAGTCGGTGGCCGTGGGATGGCTGCGCGGCAGGGATTCGAAGGAGACGGAGCGGATGGACGAGAGGGTCCTGGGAGTCATCGGCGGGAGCGGGCTCTACGCGATGGCGGAGCTCGAAGAGGTCGAGGAGCACGAGGTCGAGACGACCTACGGCGCGCCCTCGGACGCGATCGTGTCCGGTCGCATCGGCGCCACGCGTTTCCTGTTCCTGCCTCGGCATGGTCGGGGTCATCGCTTCGCACCCCACGAGATCAACTACCGCGCCAACGTCCTCGCGCTCAAGCAGCTCGGCGCAGAACAGATCGTCAGCGTCTCCGCGGTCGGCTCCATGAAGGAGAAGATCGCGCCCGGGGACGTGGTGCTGCCCGATCAGTTCGTCGACCGCACCCGGCACCGCCCGAACACCTTCTTCGAGGGCATCGGCGTCGTGGCCCACGTGGAGCTGGCCGACCCGGTCGACGCGGCGCTGCAGCAGGCGCTCTACAAGGCCGCGGTCGCCGTGGGCGCCAAGACGCACCGCGGCGGCAGCTACGTCTGCATCGAGGGCCCGCAGTTCTCGACCCGCGCGGAGTCCAACCTCTTCCGCAGCTGGGGCGTGGACGTCATCGGCATGACCAACCTCCCCGAGGCGCGGCTCGCGCGCGAGGCGGAGCTGCCCTACGCGACG contains the following coding sequences:
- a CDS encoding alanine:cation symporter family protein, which produces MPADDLRPILELLWIWIAAPLTALAAIVYTVRLKAPQVMKLGEAFRAIRTHDEGAEGSVHPATSAALSAAATYGAAGAVGSATAVALGGPGAVAWVWLFTLLLMPLRMGEAALARTAPLGRAGDTTGSLAGRLMNDAAGGPRAIGWAIFVLVPLAAFAFYGGSHGEAVTDAADQLLPGSALTLGLVVAGVGGVFAVLPLKQSGSILGWIAAVALIAMFGAGLVAFMSDPGRGFGSISRAFVDAFDGAPRMAAWSGALAGEIAVAAMLHLLPPVAAVGGVDGALHAEAQAGTTKQQAAVALLGPLFYGVVVTVVGLSLVATGAFSRPIETSRSLDEVRFYRNGMGPETSSQREEADRAYEGFIRVIEGDTGVVEYDVGTERGIIRAPRYTEGGEPADFALHVDDGYADDLQKPGHLGALERRPIEELRGVTLHGRMLPADGHLLAASMTAGGGSVTSRVALAALLLLAALGLAAWGLGVARTLSAQLPKNTARWTALLPAVGLALAAAGVVPSFGDYGSMVAGLLVSVTAIGLIVRVKDAARIAG
- a CDS encoding endonuclease/exonuclease/phosphatase family protein; this translates as MRRGGPLLALSLLLLACCDGDAPGDAGPPDDARLPADAAPYDTGPPPPTGPLRLATWNLETFPRAPETVAEVARVVEDERLDLVAVQEITDVAAFDALEAALPGWEAIATDDDRFLQVGLLLRRDRFVVDRTDVLFTTDGYVFPRSVLSAQLTVRRPAGLTPIDFRVLVLHLKASIDEESRMRRQAAVNRLDILVRGQLGDDALEHDIVIAGDWNDGVTDPADENVFGAMLDAPETYRFLTEELEASGEVSFLPFPVFLDHVAVTTDALTTLGAPTTEVRHLERADADYRDTLSDHLPVVVEFPLP
- a CDS encoding response regulator, which produces MSPTPTLPTELVVVVDDDPAVGAHIADELEGRGVECVHVQDFDVAYEIAVHHRPALMVIDQILESEEGAQLLRKLDALEDAPWVVLLRYAPGPTGPFRNLHVTLISGESWFEDLPDVVARQVYARAY
- the mtnP gene encoding S-methyl-5'-thioadenosine phosphorylase, producing the protein MDERVLGVIGGSGLYAMAELEEVEEHEVETTYGAPSDAIVSGRIGATRFLFLPRHGRGHRFAPHEINYRANVLALKQLGAEQIVSVSAVGSMKEKIAPGDVVLPDQFVDRTRHRPNTFFEGIGVVAHVELADPVDAALQQALYKAAVAVGAKTHRGGSYVCIEGPQFSTRAESNLFRSWGVDVIGMTNLPEARLAREAELPYATVAMATDYDCWHQSEESVSVTAVIAVLQKNVKMAQAILREVAAALPDPSESPAHRAMEHAIITAPERVTPEAKNKLAPVCGRLWK